The proteins below come from a single Accipiter gentilis chromosome 37, bAccGen1.1, whole genome shotgun sequence genomic window:
- the LOC126035140 gene encoding neurofilament heavy polypeptide-like, translated as MAAIFIPLSPRAPQILSYFLILTKITGFFHQFHTHTLTSFILTKIALFALKSGPEWSARNRWVHCWIPSSWEEKKGGGEPPKREKEPAKRGKEPQKREKEPHKRGKEPQNRGESLKKEGKSPPKEGKSPQKRGKEPPQKWERAPQKKEKEPQKRKRAPKEGEKACQKEEKSPKRGKKRPQKRERGPKKRERTPKRGKEPPKRGKDPSKRGKETQKRGKDPSKKRKRAPQKGKRAPKMRGKSPPKRGERAPKKEKEPQKREKNPQKEGKSPPKREKDPQKRGKTPKKRKRSPKKHKRDPQKRERAPKKGERAPQKRKRAPKEGERAPQKRKRAHQKEEKTPKKEEKSPQKEEKSPPKRRKSPKRGEKNPQKEGKSPPKEGKSPKMWGKSPQKERKTPQKRKRVPKREEKNPPKEGKSQKKEEKSPKKGGKSPQKGERPPKRGKEPQKTRKNPPK; from the exons ATGGCTGCCATCTTCATCCCGCTGTCACCAAGAGCTCCTCAAATATTGTCCTATTTCTTAATCTTAACCAAAATCACTGGTTTTTTCCACCAATTTCATACGCACACACTAACATCCTTCATATTAACCAAAATAGCCCTTTTTGCCCTCAAATCAGGCCCAGAATGGTCTGCAAGGAACCGATGGGTTCATTGTTGGATCCCGTCATcatgggaggagaaaaagggggggggagagcccccaaaaagggagaaagagcccgcaaaaagaggaaaagagccccaaaagagggagaaagagccccacaaaagaggaaaagagcccCAAAATAGGGGGGAAAGCctgaaaaaagagggaaagagcccaccaaaagagggaaagagcccccaaaaaagggggaaagagccCCCCCAAAAGTGGGAAAGAGCCCCtcaaaagaaggagaaagagccccaaaagaggaaaagagccccaaaagagggagaaaaagcatgccaaaaagaggaaaagagccccaaaagagggaaaaagaggccgcaaaagagggaaagaggccccaaaaagagggaaagaaccccaaaaaggggaaaagagcc ccccaaaagaggaaaagacccctccaaaaggggaaaagagacccaaaaaagagggaaagacccctccaaaaagaggaaaagagccccccaaaaggggaaaagagccccaaaaatgaggggaaagagccccccaaaaaggggggaaagagcccctaaaaaggagaaagagccccaaaagagggaaaagaacccCCAAAAGGAGGGAAAGAGCCCcccaaaaagagagaaagacccccaaaagagaggaaagacccccaaaaagaggaaaagaagccccaaaaagcacaaaagagacccccaaaagagggaaagagccccaaaaaagggagaaagagccccccaaaaaaggaaaagagccccaaaagagggagaaagagccccccaaaaaaggaaaagagcccaccaaaaggaggaaaagacccccaaaaaagaggaaaagagcccccaaaaagaggaaaagagccccccaaaaaggaggaaaagccccaaaagaggggaaaagaaccCCCAAAAGGAGGGAAAGAGCCCCCCAAAAGAGGGAAAAAGCCCCAAAATGTGGGGAAAGAGCCcccaaaaagagagaaagacccctcaaaagaggaaaagagtccccaaaagagaggaaaagaaccccccaaaagagggaaagagccaaaaaaaagaggaaaagagccccaaaaaagggggaaagagccCCCAAAAAGGGGAAAGACCCCCCAAAAGAGGGAAAGAGCCCCAAAAGACGAGGAAAAATCCCCCCAAATGA